From the genome of Geminocystis herdmanii PCC 6308, one region includes:
- a CDS encoding restriction endonuclease subunit S, whose product MTKLSLWGTKISMTISKSKTATIELLDQYFNTAFSAPEGIPKLRELILSLAMQGQLVPQNPDDKPARELLKDIEAEKQRLIKEGKLKKSDPLPEITPDEIPYDIPDTWEWVRLGDIVSILGDGLHGTPIYNETGEYFFINGNNLSDGFIEIKQQTKRVSFDEYLKHKKVLNNNTVFVSINGTIGNVAFYRNEKIILGKSVCYFNLLLDINKFYLKKFINSHYFFNHVLKLATGTTIKNVSLKIMRELPIPLPPLEEQRRIVERIESLMEKCDRLQNFHQQREATRLKMQLAVGHKLLNAPDKKTFNEAWQFMADNFETLYSVKENVKELRKIILQLAVMGKLVPQDTRDRSARELLKDIETEKERLIKEGKIKKQKPLPAITPDEIPYDIPDTWQWIKLDHICSYIQRGKSPKYVEKSDFPVIAQKCIQWHGLELFKAKFICPQSIETYSEERFLKTGDLLWNSTGLGTLGRALIYVHENNIYKQVVADSHVTVIRPIFVKSKFLYFWIASPFVQDLIVSKSSGSTKQIELATSTIKNHIFPLPPLEEQKRIVEKVDKMMKLCDELEKKITAQTDTQTRLLHSTIAQIFP is encoded by the coding sequence ATGACAAAATTATCGTTATGGGGTACAAAAATTTCTATGACCATTTCTAAAAGTAAAACCGCTACGATCGAACTTTTAGATCAATATTTTAATACTGCCTTTTCTGCGCCCGAAGGGATACCCAAATTACGAGAGTTGATTCTTTCTTTGGCAATGCAAGGGCAACTTGTACCCCAAAACCCTGATGATAAACCAGCACGGGAGTTATTAAAAGACATTGAAGCGGAAAAACAACGGTTAATCAAGGAAGGAAAGCTGAAAAAATCTGATCCTTTACCAGAAATTACTCCTGATGAAATTCCCTATGATATTCCAGACACTTGGGAATGGGTGAGACTTGGAGATATAGTTTCAATACTAGGTGACGGTCTTCATGGTACACCAATTTATAACGAAACAGGAGAATATTTTTTTATTAACGGAAATAATTTATCTGATGGTTTCATTGAGATTAAACAACAGACAAAAAGAGTATCATTTGATGAATATTTAAAACACAAAAAAGTCCTTAATAACAATACCGTGTTTGTATCAATAAATGGAACGATAGGGAATGTTGCTTTTTATCGTAACGAAAAAATTATTTTAGGTAAAAGTGTTTGTTATTTTAATTTATTGTTGGATATAAATAAGTTTTATCTGAAAAAATTTATAAATAGTCATTATTTTTTTAATCATGTTTTAAAATTAGCAACAGGTACAACAATTAAAAATGTATCTTTAAAAATAATGAGAGAATTACCTATTCCTCTACCACCATTAGAAGAACAAAGGAGAATTGTAGAGAGAATAGAGTCATTGATGGAAAAGTGCGATCGACTTCAAAACTTCCATCAACAAAGGGAAGCCACAAGATTAAAAATGCAACTAGCCGTAGGGCATAAACTCTTAAATGCCCCCGATAAGAAGACATTTAACGAGGCTTGGCAATTTATGGCGGACAATTTTGAGACACTCTACAGCGTCAAGGAAAACGTTAAGGAATTAAGGAAAATCATCCTCCAATTAGCGGTAATGGGTAAATTAGTACCACAGGATACAAGAGATCGATCGGCGAGGGAATTGTTAAAGGATATTGAAACAGAGAAGGAACGGTTAATTAAGGAAGGAAAAATTAAAAAGCAAAAACCCTTACCAGCAATCACTCCCGATGAAATCCCTTATGATATTCCCGACACTTGGCAATGGATTAAATTAGATCATATTTGTTCTTATATTCAAAGAGGAAAATCTCCTAAGTATGTTGAAAAAAGCGACTTTCCTGTTATTGCTCAAAAGTGTATTCAATGGCATGGGTTAGAACTTTTTAAAGCTAAATTTATTTGTCCTCAAAGTATAGAGACGTATTCAGAAGAAAGATTTTTAAAAACAGGTGATTTATTATGGAATTCGACTGGATTAGGTACTTTAGGACGTGCTTTAATTTATGTTCATGAAAATAATATATATAAACAAGTTGTTGCTGATTCTCATGTAACAGTTATTCGACCTATTTTTGTCAAATCTAAATTTTTATATTTTTGGATAGCTAGTCCTTTTGTACAAGATTTAATAGTATCAAAATCTTCTGGATCAACTAAACAAATAGAATTAGCAACATCAACTATTAAAAATCATATTTTTCCCTTACCTCCACTTGAAGAACAAAAAAGAATAGTAGAGAAAGTGGATAAAATGATGAAGTTATGTGACGAATTAGAGAAAAAAATAACCGCTCAAACGGACACCCAAACAAGGCTTTTACACAGCACGATCGCACAAATTTTCCCCTAA
- a CDS encoding type II toxin-antitoxin system RelE/ParE family toxin, with protein MYKIVISSKFKKTLRKFARSHPDLQNKIQDAIVTMENDIFSTKLGTHKLSGRLSELLSCSCGYDCRIIFSLNVDKNTGQKVVLLLDIGSHDDVY; from the coding sequence ATGTATAAAATAGTCATCAGTAGCAAGTTTAAAAAGACTTTGCGAAAATTTGCTCGTTCTCATCCTGATTTACAAAATAAAATACAAGATGCGATCGTAACTATGGAAAACGACATATTTTCGACAAAATTAGGAACTCATAAACTATCGGGGAGATTATCAGAGTTATTATCTTGTTCCTGTGGTTATGATTGTAGGATTATTTTTTCATTAAATGTGGATAAAAATACGGGGCAAAAAGTTGTTCTTTTGTTAGATATTGGATCTCATGATGATGTTTATTAA
- a CDS encoding type I restriction-modification system subunit M, producing MAIATLIKSIQDIMRKDVGVDGDAQRISQLVWMLFLKIFDDKEQEWEFTIDNYKSPLPDRFRWSSWAKNDEGITGDELIDFVNNELFPNLKELATTSGVSEQGRVIGSVFEDAYNYMKSGTLLRQVINTIEQDLDFNSSDDRHLFNDIYEKILADLQSAGNAGEYYTPRAVTQFMVDIINPQLGETILDPACGTGGFLTCTIDHLQKQVKNPDDQKTIENTIQGVEKKPLPHMLAMTNLMLHGIDVPTKIRHDNTLTRPLKDYSNKDRVDIILTNPPFGGVEEDGIENNFPKKYQTRETADLFMALIMHLLKKETGRGAIVLPDGFLFGEGVKTAIKEELLKNFNLHTIIRLPKGVFSPYTSISTNILFFDRTQATENIWFFEHPYPQGYKSYSRSKPLTIQEFDREKAWWHQREENEYAWKVSVEEIIAKNYNLDCKNPHQESINHGKPEDLMKEFTRISQRVKGIQDELKTHLTESLKN from the coding sequence ATGGCGATCGCAACTTTAATTAAGAGTATTCAAGACATCATGCGTAAAGATGTAGGCGTGGACGGAGACGCACAACGCATCAGTCAATTAGTATGGATGTTATTTTTAAAGATATTTGATGATAAAGAACAAGAATGGGAATTTACCATTGATAATTATAAGTCACCTTTACCCGATCGTTTTCGGTGGTCATCTTGGGCTAAAAATGACGAAGGGATTACGGGGGATGAGTTAATCGATTTTGTCAATAATGAGTTATTTCCTAATCTCAAGGAATTAGCTACTACTTCGGGAGTTTCTGAGCAAGGTAGGGTAATCGGTTCGGTGTTTGAAGATGCCTACAATTACATGAAATCAGGGACTTTATTACGTCAAGTCATTAATACCATCGAGCAAGATTTAGATTTTAACTCCTCCGACGATCGACATTTATTCAATGATATATACGAAAAAATCCTCGCTGACTTGCAATCGGCAGGAAATGCAGGAGAATATTATACTCCCCGTGCGGTAACACAATTTATGGTGGACATAATTAACCCCCAGTTAGGGGAAACTATCCTTGATCCTGCTTGTGGTACTGGCGGTTTCTTAACTTGTACGATCGATCATTTACAAAAACAAGTCAAAAATCCTGATGATCAAAAAACCATCGAAAATACCATTCAAGGGGTAGAGAAAAAACCCTTACCCCATATGTTAGCGATGACTAATTTGATGTTACATGGCATTGATGTTCCCACCAAAATTCGCCACGATAACACCCTAACACGCCCTCTCAAGGATTATTCTAATAAAGATAGGGTGGATATTATCCTCACTAATCCGCCCTTTGGAGGGGTTGAAGAAGACGGCATCGAGAACAATTTTCCCAAAAAATATCAAACCAGAGAAACCGCAGATTTATTTATGGCGTTGATTATGCACCTATTGAAAAAGGAAACGGGAAGGGGTGCGATCGTACTACCTGACGGATTTTTATTTGGGGAGGGGGTGAAAACCGCTATCAAAGAGGAACTTTTAAAGAATTTTAACCTCCATACCATTATTCGTTTACCGAAAGGGGTATTTAGCCCTTATACCAGTATTTCTACTAATATTTTATTCTTCGACCGAACCCAAGCAACGGAAAATATTTGGTTTTTTGAACATCCCTATCCGCAGGGTTATAAATCCTATTCTCGATCGAAACCCTTAACAATTCAAGAGTTTGACAGGGAGAAAGCATGGTGGCATCAACGGGAAGAAAACGAATATGCGTGGAAAGTATCCGTAGAGGAAATTATCGCTAAAAATTATAACCTTGATTGTAAAAACCCTCATCAAGAATCTATTAATCATGGAAAACCCGAAGATTTAATGAAAGAATTTACTCGAATATCTCAACGGGTTAAGGGGATTCAGGATGAATTAAAAACCCATTTAACCGAATCTTTAAAAAATTAA
- a CDS encoding Hsp70 family protein — protein MGNIVGIDLGTTNSVASFKFAQTQVVEGKEGALVRSIVAFRDNKLIVGQQAYNQLLQDPENVIISIKRLMGRGFGDEVVQQQLKNFGYKITQSQEGTENSIAVSLGGKEYKPEDISAEILKQVVNNAQAYQESVGQQGKITKAVITIPAYFNDKQRYATENASVRAGLGKPILLPEPTAAAISYGFNPNSDDVKTILVYDFGGGTFDSSLITVSGNQFIESGKAGDLWLGGDDIDDKLAELVKQKVAKEEGLDSIDTLIANMPYYQQVRFKADLKMATEKAKIDLSSKTEAMVNPSTPLLDEFGMAITVSVTITRGEFEAMILPLVKRSIEICRDAIKYSDYPEDMIDVILLVGGSSQIPLVQQEVKKAFGSDKVVVHPRPMYGVAEGAGIVSAGVTEIVGTVSRDYCIQLDDDPRFQLIKQGDVLPIQKNHTFKTAGNGQELIHFKFFSPDDVRQGIDFRKNDERIGDMWLALDKPYPKGTEVDVMVELDEENSALTMTASLKNNHAIRVSGSFSRGNQDEKIASQVEGLIKQLNDEGELTEIGVQRVNELAGEIVRASNQIYLNGVLQHDRQQVAEEKLKELQAFACSDRDTILMYIRDFDFALKFGTNLMHDDQINRLNILLTQMNDSIDTNNISAMQKLAEDGSREFDNLPNLIHILLLVRMGIVRANRIAPAHGKVLENKFYTVLDAIQRGDGTTADRILPDLIEEIREYIDRDLPTGTIATGLTR, from the coding sequence ATGGGAAACATAGTCGGAATCGATTTAGGCACAACCAACTCCGTTGCCTCCTTCAAATTTGCACAAACTCAAGTAGTAGAAGGAAAAGAAGGTGCATTAGTTCGATCGATCGTTGCCTTTCGTGATAATAAATTAATAGTAGGTCAACAAGCCTATAATCAGTTATTGCAAGACCCAGAAAACGTTATTATCTCCATTAAGCGTTTAATGGGGCGTGGTTTCGGCGATGAAGTAGTGCAACAACAGTTAAAAAACTTTGGTTATAAAATCACCCAATCCCAAGAAGGCACAGAAAACAGTATTGCGGTATCTTTAGGGGGAAAAGAATATAAACCCGAAGATATTAGCGCAGAAATTTTAAAACAAGTAGTAAACAATGCTCAAGCCTATCAAGAAAGTGTAGGGCAACAGGGAAAAATCACCAAAGCAGTAATTACTATTCCTGCGTATTTCAACGATAAGCAACGTTACGCCACCGAAAACGCCTCTGTGAGAGCTGGTTTAGGAAAACCAATTTTATTACCTGAACCCACCGCCGCAGCTATTTCCTACGGTTTTAATCCTAATAGCGATGATGTAAAAACCATTCTGGTATATGACTTTGGTGGAGGTACTTTTGACTCATCTTTAATTACAGTTTCGGGAAATCAGTTTATCGAGTCAGGGAAAGCAGGGGATTTGTGGTTAGGGGGTGACGACATTGATGATAAATTAGCAGAATTAGTGAAGCAAAAAGTCGCTAAAGAGGAAGGGTTAGACAGTATTGATACCTTAATCGCCAATATGCCCTATTATCAGCAAGTGCGTTTTAAGGCAGATTTGAAAATGGCGACAGAAAAGGCAAAAATTGACTTGAGTAGCAAAACAGAAGCGATGGTTAATCCTTCGACTCCCCTTCTCGATGAGTTTGGTATGGCTATTACAGTTAGTGTGACTATCACAAGGGGAGAATTTGAGGCGATGATTTTACCCTTAGTCAAGCGCAGTATCGAAATTTGTCGAGATGCCATCAAATATTCTGATTATCCCGAAGATATGATCGATGTTATCTTATTAGTGGGTGGCTCAAGTCAAATTCCTTTAGTACAACAGGAAGTTAAAAAGGCTTTTGGTAGTGATAAAGTGGTGGTGCATCCACGCCCGATGTATGGAGTAGCGGAAGGTGCAGGTATTGTTTCGGCTGGAGTTACGGAAATTGTCGGCACGGTATCCCGTGATTATTGTATTCAATTAGATGATGATCCTCGTTTTCAGTTAATTAAACAAGGGGATGTGTTACCCATTCAAAAAAATCATACTTTTAAAACCGCAGGAAATGGGCAGGAATTAATTCATTTTAAGTTTTTTAGCCCTGATGATGTGAGACAAGGTATTGATTTTCGCAAAAATGATGAGCGCATTGGCGATATGTGGTTGGCGTTAGATAAACCTTACCCTAAAGGCACAGAAGTTGATGTGATGGTGGAGTTAGACGAAGAAAATTCTGCTTTAACCATGACTGCCAGTCTCAAAAATAATCATGCTATTCGTGTCAGTGGCTCATTTTCTCGTGGTAATCAAGACGAAAAAATTGCTTCTCAGGTGGAGGGGTTAATTAAACAACTCAATGACGAAGGGGAATTAACAGAAATTGGTGTGCAACGGGTTAATGAATTAGCAGGGGAGATAGTCAGGGCATCGAATCAAATCTATCTTAACGGAGTTTTACAGCACGATCGACAACAGGTTGCGGAAGAAAAGTTGAAAGAGTTACAGGCTTTTGCTTGTAGCGATCGAGATACTATCCTGATGTACATAAGAGATTTTGATTTTGCCCTCAAGTTTGGCACGAATCTGATGCACGATGATCAAATTAATCGTTTGAACATATTATTAACACAAATGAATGATTCGATCGATACCAATAATATTTCGGCGATGCAGAAATTAGCAGAGGATGGTAGTCGAGAATTTGATAACTTGCCCAACCTAATCCATATTTTACTGTTAGTGCGTATGGGAATAGTTCGGGCGAATCGTATCGCACCTGCGCACGGCAAGGTATTAGAAAATAAATTCTACACCGTATTAGATGCCATTCAACGGGGAGACGGCACAACCGCCGATAGGATTTTACCAGATTTAATCGAAGAAATACGGGAGTATATCGATCGAGATTTACCTACTGGCACGATTGCTACTGGCTTAACCCGTTAA
- a CDS encoding LysM peptidoglycan-binding domain-containing protein, with protein sequence MTEKLICPVCDRAEIETNTCPNCETDLSTIRMLKELPFLDTKTESKPVKQSLIYIVLVIALLAIIAGIYGGYSIAKNNYQASLNAINQDKQKPIITVNKEESKPDLKWCGGFNYQIKSGDSLYMLGLRFYGDGSAWHLITEANPSIISPQNLEVGQVILIPNLTNFCQ encoded by the coding sequence ATGACAGAAAAATTAATCTGCCCTGTGTGCGATCGAGCTGAAATTGAAACGAATACTTGTCCTAATTGTGAGACAGATTTATCAACAATTCGGATGTTAAAAGAATTACCTTTTTTAGATACAAAAACCGAATCAAAACCTGTTAAACAATCATTAATTTACATAGTTTTAGTTATTGCATTATTAGCAATAATAGCAGGAATTTATGGAGGGTATTCGATCGCAAAAAATAATTATCAAGCTAGTTTAAATGCTATAAATCAAGATAAACAAAAGCCTATTATTACGGTAAATAAAGAAGAATCAAAACCAGATTTAAAATGGTGTGGAGGGTTTAATTATCAAATAAAATCAGGAGATTCTTTATATATGTTAGGTTTACGTTTTTATGGGGATGGCAGTGCATGGCATTTAATCACAGAAGCAAATCCGAGTATTATTTCACCGCAAAATTTAGAAGTTGGGCAAGTAATTTTGATTCCTAATCTGACAAACTTTTGTCAATAA